The nucleotide window AGTTTCTATGGATAAGGTGGTTTCTCACAAGTGCGACGCCCCAAATTTCTATGTATACATGTATCAATAATACCTGGAGAAATTATACTGTTTGATTATCTGTATTGTCAGTCGTGGATCAAGGAAAATAGCAGTTTGGTCAAATTCCGCCACACAACAATGCTATAGCGCCACTATAGCCGCAATTTGActagattttatattaaatagtGTATCCCAGAACAATAGAGaattgttcaaattccactacgCTAGAGCGCTATATCTGCTATTTAACACAGTTGATTATGATTGTGTTATATGTTCCATTTTAGATTAGCAGTGCTATTATGTTACAAGTAACCCTATATTTCCATTTTCCATTTCATTGAACTCTTTACTCTAGAAAAAACTATCATCTGTCTTATACAAGCTCTTAAATTTCTTTAGGAAATATGAAATGTTAAATCAGTCTAACAGTTTTCTTTGAGCCGGGAGTTTGACATTTACATTATGGTTGTAGGTTGAAGACGATGATGACATTGAAGAGTTTTCAAACGCTTCAGAGGTATTTCTTCCCAACTTAACACTTACCTGACATCGCATACATTTAATCTCACAAATATGATGCTGTTTTTTTTACTGTCACTAGATTATAGCTGGTACGGAGTTGAACCTTTTGATGTTACTGATTATGTTTGTAAATGTTCTATTTTTAGGATTCTGACGAAGATTGGGCTGCTTGAGAATGTGATCTAGGTTGTGACTACTAAGCACAAAGATGACAAAGCTTTGCATAGACACAACCTTCATGCATGCATATATGAATGAGAGAAGATATTCCATGGTTTTATGATGGGGAAAGAATGAAAGTTTATCAATGTTTACGAAACTCGATCTTTATCTCACATATGATGGTTCAGTTGATTTGGTGATATACTTTCGATTATCTTGTGGAGAGTCAAATGCACGCTACTCTCAAGAACTTGTTTGATTAATACTTCATTAGATAGCATCCTTGAATTTTGATAAATTGATCTCATAATTTAGTCTCCATAACTGCGCATGAAAAATACACggtatattttaaaatatactgATTGCCTGAAGTTATATGTAATGTCTTGTAATTTTTTCAAAGGGTGCAAAATTTGTAATAGTTAGGTTTGATTCATATAAATTAGTCATGTCTTGGACAATTGTGAGCTTATGAATTCCTTtgcatataatttattttgtgcttCCTCAcatcaaatttgatgaataatCCAGTCAACTATCTGAGAAACATATGAAAGCTATGAAGATCCCACCAAAGTATATGTACAAtacattgaaaaatatcacatgATCATATGAAGAACATTTGAATTAATGACGTTTTGTGAACCCAAAATGGCAGTCAAACATGcaaacatataatttatttcagACCAACTTGGTATAACATCAAATTGGATCCTCTCCTCCACAGTTCTCTACTCTCTTCTCTACTCTCTGACTCTCTTAATCTCACTCTCTCTCgataattttattactttttaatgAAGATAGTGAGATTAAGAGAAAGATAGAGTTAGGAGAGAGATGTAGAGAAATAGCGAAGGAGAGGATCCAAACCTGTATAACATACATAATACTCTTCCTTTGGAACATAAAAAAGTTCTTGAGATACCACTAAGGTATATTCAGTACATAAAAAAGTCCACTAAGTGATTAATGACTTTCAACATACTGATCGGAAGAACCCGAGTTCCAATCTGGATGGAACAATTATTGTTTAGACTTTATTCACCTCTAATCATCCAATTACTCAATTCTCATTCCCTTGAGAATTGGAGGTTTAAGACCTAAAACAAAGTACATTGAAAATTTGGTGTTCAGAGGAATCATATCAGAAATAAAGATGTTTTAGGAACCCCAAATGGCAATCAAATCATGCAAACATATTTCTTTCTAATATCTCTGATATAACATTCattcaacaaaaaacaatactttttcttttctgtgATCTATTCAACTATATGACTACTGAAAGTTAAGAATTGCAAACTTAAAGTATAATTTGGCAGATTTACAATGCATCAACAAGCTTTCAAACTTTCACAAGATAACAAgcctaattaattaatttcctaAGAAAGTATCAACCCTATCATTCGTGGACCTTGACAAGAACTTCATGCAAATGGGAGGCTTAACTCCAAAAAGAGCAAGTATTGAAGCAGGAAGAGTCCAAATTCCATCACCACATATCAAACCAGAAGCAACAGCAGGTGCAAAAGCATCAGCCTTAGCCTTGTCAACCTTTTCCCAAATAAACAATATCAAACTTCCAACACACATGTCAATGGCAAAATAAGGTCCTAAATAGAAAGGTATTGCCATAGCCATTGGAAGTGGTATGAACCTCCCTACCTTACCAACCAAATCCTTAATCAAGTTTACAACAATCGCGGCACCAAAGAATATATAACAAAGCAAGAGGCAATTATCCGGTAAAGAACTGAATCCTTGTACTCCAAGTATCGCCATGTTGCGGTACACAATTGCATAGGGAGCAGGGTATTGACTTTTATGTGTTCCTAGGTCAGGAAATGCTTTGTAGAAAATCCAAAAGACACAAGGTGAAATTATACACCCCATTGTTGTGCCGATTATTTGGCTCACAAACATAGATCGCGGCGAAGCCAGGGTAAGGTAGCCGGTTTTGAAATCTTGCATAAGATCAGAAGCTGTCGCAACGATGTTCATCATGACTCCACAGGCTGCAAGACTAGCAAGAACTCCACCATGTGATGCACCAGCCCATGCTCCGATTGAGAAAATGGCTAGTTTTCCATAGGTTGATGCTAGGGACCAATCTGTTAGTCCACAACCATAGGCATTGCAAAATGCTAAGGTTGGAGCAATTAGGTATATAACAAGTATGTAATACCATTTTAGTTGAGGGAAGATGTATGGCAATGTGGCTGTAGAGATTGCAGCAATAGCAACATATCCACTAACTGCAAACAATGTAGGAATCTGATCTTTAAGAAAGAGTTGTTTCCGGCGCTGATCGTCGTAAGATAACTCAGGACTCGAGGGAGAGTCTTGATCCGCGACAGGTAGAGCATCTTCCCTTCGTTTGTCCCGGAGTTGACTATACAAACCCAATAAGGTATGAGTTAGCACCTTAACAAAGTTGTATAGACCATCTCCAAGGATCATGGCTATGGCTATAAATACCTGCAGAACTCAATGGTGTAAGGTGAAACAAATTAACCGGTAGACCTTAAAATAGTATGCAAATTAACACACAAATTTGACAACAAATTAGATGGTTCGCACAGTTAAAATACGCAATTAATTACATTCAATGGATGGTTAATGAACATATCAACTAGCAAAACGTCGCAAATTATTAACCAGCCACTGAACACAGTTAACCACGATTTTCATGTGTTCAAATAGACATGATATTCATTAGCCATGATTTGTAATCAAATATGCACTTACACATGAAAATCTTGGTTAATTATGTTCAGTGTATGGTTAATGAGTTGCGACACcttgttatattcattaaccATCCACTTAACTTAATTAATCACATATTTAAACTGCGTCaaccatttaaaattttgttgaaacttctgtatcaaaatatcatttctcatgcCAAATATAGTGGCACTGGAAGTGCTTTGCATATGAAACTTACCCTGTAACCTTGGATTCCTTGAAGGTTGCTGGGACCAAGGCCTTTTTTGTACCAATGACCCTCTCTGGTTTCTATGAGAGGCCACATTACTCCCCAAGAAAGAACTCCTCCAAGGAGAACTGATACATTAATGATATATGGACAAATCATTCCCACACCAATATAAAGtgtagaaaaatcaaaataaaacctgcaaataaataaatttagattAATACCCCAAATTAGAATGAGACAAATAGTTTAAACGAAGGGTaaaactgaaagaaaaaaaacgtcACACGAAAAGTTGATATTCCCTTTCTATATAGGTATAGATTATGCAGATTTTCATCTCAAGATGAATAAGTTTGATTGAAAATGGAGATGTGAGTGTGACAACATACTTGTTTTCATATGCTTTGAGTCCTAATGAAGGGAAGGCTTGAAATCCACACCCATCAGAAGCTGTATAGAACCATTGAAAGAAACCccataagaaactaaaactgaAGAATTTTCCCAACAATTTCACTTGCTTCCTGGAAAagtagaaaaggaaaaaaaaaattaaattaattgaaaagTCTAACATATCATGAAGTCACTTATAATGAACATTGAGTATGGTACAGTGGTTACTTTGCTAGTTTGGCTCCTTGAGGAGTGTGGAAGCTGTTGATGAGATGAGCAGTTGCAGTACCACTTGGATATGTTAATTTGAAGTCAATAACCATTATCTACATCCATTAACATAGGCAACATTTAATCAAGGTTACTGATAGTAATTGCGAAAGAGATTACGAAGCATCGACACGGACACAAATACGACACTAATAGTAAAATGTCGACACCAgcaataatttgaaaaaatgcaaGTAACTCAATGTAGGATTTGAATTGTCTGTAATCAGCGATTGACACATTCACGTAGTTAGTACATTGGTGGTCGTTGAATCAATATTGGATGGTACAAATTCCAATCTTAgtatttcagtttttttaaaagaatcaaAATCTGCATTAAAACTTAAACCGTCTGATTTTGATCCAACTGTCACCTTCGTGTTGACTGCATAAATGCGTAGGATTACTAACTGCAGACAATCCAAATCCATATAATTACAGGTGTCGGTGTCACATCATTGTCTAACGGGCAATGACACGTGTTGGACACACTTTCAATCTAAAATTTCGACTTAAAATCAGTTTTGAAATACTAACAAACAATGCAGAATCAATGTTTCAAGAATATTTTATACCTTTCTAAGAGGCACAACTGAGAAGAGTCCCAAAAAGCTAACAACAAAGAGAAAAGCAATTATCCATCCCAACTTAGGATCCTTAAAATCACTAGTGTCTGAGGATTGAGTGGCTACATGTTCACTCATACCAAATAGGTAACTTCCAAATCCTCCTGTTCATACAAGTGAATcacaaaattaatttcatcaaattaGAACAATGATGAGAtcaacaaaacataaatatttctaGATTATTACAAAATTAAGTTTCCTTTCACATGTATAACATCAAAATCTCATTCTagagtttttgtttgtttttaaatcctatttttttaataactatgACTATGTTGTCAATTGCGGATTGCGGAAAATAGCCATTATTCAAATTCTGCTATACTGTACTATAGCCATTATTTGAACTTATAGGAAAACAATAGCGAtctgttcaaattctgctacacTATAACGATATTTGCGTACAAGAGCGTTATTGCACCACTAAAGCCATTATTTGACAATACTTTGTACTGAAAAGCATATAGGGAGACACTACCGATATCTTCAAAATTCTGCTACGCTATATCCATATTGCGCCTCTATAGCTACTATTTGATAACACTGACTATGGCATAACATTTCAACCGGATTAAACAGTTAATAATACTTCATTCCaagctatattttttttctgttcAAAGTTCCACAggatttattttcagtggaaGTGGAAAAAAATTCCCTCATAAGGCAACCAGGGCAGATATGTGATACCAAGCCGCCTACCCAGCCGGGTCCTCCTCCTCAAGAAGATTACAGCAACACCCTCGTTAATATATATTGCTACGTTGGGCTATGAGGGGGAGCCTCACTAGGTTGGGTCAAGACATTGGGTTTAGGAGTTTTATCACTTATATGTTAGTGGTCACCGCCGAGATATGAGGAGCTTCACAGAGAAGAAAAAATCGTTGTGGCGGTGAGAGAAGTAGAGAAGTACTCCCTCCCCAGCTGTGTTAAGTTGACATCTCTATACACATGCCAAACCACTTTTTTTAAGTCAAATTAGTACACCGAAATTGACACTAGGAAAAATCGAAATAAGACCTGAAGAGGAGCACAATCCAAGGTCCCAAGCAAGCCAACACCACCAGATCAACCCAAACGGGTTACATCATACATGCCaaactattaattaaatataaagagTAGTTTTAATTATTAGTGCTAAAAGTAGTATAATTTGACTTCTATGCTTCCTTCTACTCCTGTCATATCTAGCAAAATTAAATTCTGTCCAAATTGGACTAATAAATATAGCCACATAAATTTTCAAAGTTCTTGGTATACGTTGAACCAtggaaaatatagaaaaatctGTATTTTTGAAAGTATGGACAAAATTGATGACTTTGAAGCATCTTTTTCCTGTTGCTATTCCAAGGTTCATATATTCCAGACACTGAAAGATTGTGACTAATTGTTTACAATAACACAATCATTAACCACTGTAGTGCATAATTGACTAGctggataaataaaaaaattaaccaagtTTTTATAGTGTAaatgcttatcatataagtgcttatgtatcagctatttctataacaaaatataactaTATTAATATAACCTATtaactgttttcataagatCTACGAAACAGTCTTACAAGTACTTATAACAgtaaataagctcaaataagtcaatccaaacatgccctTATTTTCTTTGAAGAATTAGATTAAAATAGCCAAGTTCAACACTAAACCCCTCTTATCTCAAATCCTTATCTCCAACAAATTAGGATACTGTAGAACCTAAAAAAACTCTGCCGAAAATCTTGACTATTCCTTATCATTCTCAAACCTAACAAACATACTATCAAAATTAATCACAGACTAAACCAAGTGATTGAATTCAAGTGATTAATAATCTTCAGTAAAGGATAAATACTTTGTGATAACCCGAGTTCTAATCCTGACAGAAACAATCATTGACCAGACTTTACTTGCTGTCAAAATCCAGAATACAACAGCCCTTCTCCCATAAAACAGGaggattaagaaaaaaaaatcacaaatcaaTTTTCAACACAGAAACTAAAACAAGTGTCACAAAATCACAATAACaacttaaaaaaacattaaagaaATATATCAAATGGTAGTAATTAAGGACAgattcataaataaatacaaagagtgaaaataaaaaaaaatgcttattatagtaaaaaaaatcattgcatATCATAGTAATAAGGACAGATACATAAATTGAAGAaagtgagaagaagaaaatttaCCACTAAAAGCAATTCCGGAAGAAGCAACAACACAAGTCTGAATAACAGTATTTTCTTGTCTAGTAAAAGGTTGTTTCAACATATCAGATTTTTCCAAAAACTTAGTCCAAGTTTTGACAAAGAAAAATCCCAAAAGACCAGCAGAGACATTAAGTGAAGGTATAATTCCAGTAGTAAGATTAAGTTTCATAACAATGAAACTAAAAAGTACACTAAGAAAAAAGCTAACTACAAAAGCTCTTATAGTTAACTGATTCCTCCATGATGGTACTAACAAGTGCTTAAACACTTTCTCAATAgaagcttcttcttctttcaacaACCTTTTACTAGAACCTTTTTGTTGTGACAATTTAtgttcatcatcaacatcatgaacatgttgatgatgatgatgttgttctaaCTCAAAACCATTGTCAACTACCCTATCTTCATGCTCATTATTATGTGCCATGTCTTTAGATCCTTAAGATTTGGTTCGGATGCTCCAAGGATTATGAAATGAAACTTttgttatatataatatatatagtctatagtttttttgagagaatatatAGTATATAGTTGTACTTTGGTTAATGTTGATGTTTACCTTTATTTCCAAGGTGATGTTGAAATATTGCatagtttattaatttaattatttcattagCTTAGTCTTGATAGTAGTGGATACGgcgatataaaaaaataattaaattatttcattagcttatgaattttattaattatatgaaaattatatgattttctattatcccaaaaataatagaaaatcatCTATCCCGTGCGTATCGGGTTATGTATTTTAAACGTatcagataattattttttttattttttttttaaattaaaatttaattgtcGAATACTCCCCAATACTGTTGGGGAGTCCGGGGAGCACCAAGAGCGACAATAGACTAAACGTCAATGACCACTAAGAGATTTAGATACCATATCTCAACTCAAAACCTCAAGGCATCAAGTATATGAGCCCCCGTCTCTTATATATCTAATGTTTACTCTTATTTCTAATCGATGTGGGATATAAATACTCACACTTGATTTTCCTACAAATACGTATTGGGGCGTATCGAACTCATATCGATAAGATCGTATCAGATACCGGTATATCATCTATTTTGAAGTATATGAGTTTCAGAGAATATATcccatgattttatttaaaagtatataaaaataatttttaatctatttattttgatattaatatattatttagcaCATAATTAGCAATATTGATATTAATCCTAACTATTTTTTATAAGTCAAATAATGATTTATCATCGATTGGTACTTTAGTCTTTATACAATGTGGTCTGGATACAGATAgtacattatattttatttttgtataaacgatttaatttatttatgaattggcatcaatatcaacatcaacatcactGCAGGATAGTATTATACAGATAGGAACAAAGAGCACATGTGAATGTGATTACAAGTTGGGGTGAGTGTGAAATAATGGAATTGACTAGAATATAAACAATATTGGTAACCTTGATGTTGGTGCCATTTCGGATATATTCAAACCacaatacaataatttttagcaagaatttacattttaaaatgaataattgAAGTGTTTGTGGTTCAAACTCCGATATCTATATGGAATAATGCATTATCTCACTCAATTGAGCTATGatgatatatactttttttaattctttctataaaatattctactgaaattgattaatta belongs to Medicago truncatula cultivar Jemalong A17 chromosome 6, MtrunA17r5.0-ANR, whole genome shotgun sequence and includes:
- the LOC11415075 gene encoding probable metal-nicotianamine transporter YSL7 isoform X1, with translation MAHNNEHEDRVVDNGFELEQHHHHQHVHDVDDEHKLSQQKGSSKRLLKEEEASIEKVFKHLLVPSWRNQLTIRAFVVSFFLSVLFSFIVMKLNLTTGIIPSLNVSAGLLGFFFVKTWTKFLEKSDMLKQPFTRQENTVIQTCVVASSGIAFSGGFGSYLFGMSEHVATQSSDTSDFKDPKLGWIIAFLFVVSFLGLFSVVPLRKIMVIDFKLTYPSGTATAHLINSFHTPQGAKLAKKQVKLLGKFFSFSFLWGFFQWFYTASDGCGFQAFPSLGLKAYENKFYFDFSTLYIGVGMICPYIINVSVLLGGVLSWGVMWPLIETREGHWYKKGLGPSNLQGIQGYRVFIAIAMILGDGLYNFVKVLTHTLLGLYSQLRDKRREDALPVADQDSPSSPELSYDDQRRKQLFLKDQIPTLFAVSGYVAIAAISTATLPYIFPQLKWYYILVIYLIAPTLAFCNAYGCGLTDWSLASTYGKLAIFSIGAWAGASHGGVLASLAACGVMMNIVATASDLMQDFKTGYLTLASPRSMFVSQIIGTTMGCIISPCVFWIFYKAFPDLGTHKSQYPAPYAIVYRNMAILGVQGFSSLPDNCLLLCYIFFGAAIVVNLIKDLVGKVGRFIPLPMAMAIPFYLGPYFAIDMCVGSLILFIWEKVDKAKADAFAPAVASGLICGDGIWTLPASILALFGVKPPICMKFLSRSTNDRVDTFLGN
- the LOC11415075 gene encoding probable metal-nicotianamine transporter YSL7 isoform X2, giving the protein MSEHVATQSSDTSDFKDPKLGWIIAFLFVVSFLGLFSVVPLRKIMVIDFKLTYPSGTATAHLINSFHTPQGAKLAKKQVKLLGKFFSFSFLWGFFQWFYTASDGCGFQAFPSLGLKAYENKFYFDFSTLYIGVGMICPYIINVSVLLGGVLSWGVMWPLIETREGHWYKKGLGPSNLQGIQGYRVFIAIAMILGDGLYNFVKVLTHTLLGLYSQLRDKRREDALPVADQDSPSSPELSYDDQRRKQLFLKDQIPTLFAVSGYVAIAAISTATLPYIFPQLKWYYILVIYLIAPTLAFCNAYGCGLTDWSLASTYGKLAIFSIGAWAGASHGGVLASLAACGVMMNIVATASDLMQDFKTGYLTLASPRSMFVSQIIGTTMGCIISPCVFWIFYKAFPDLGTHKSQYPAPYAIVYRNMAILGVQGFSSLPDNCLLLCYIFFGAAIVVNLIKDLVGKVGRFIPLPMAMAIPFYLGPYFAIDMCVGSLILFIWEKVDKAKADAFAPAVASGLICGDGIWTLPASILALFGVKPPICMKFLSRSTNDRVDTFLGN